CCTCTTCTCTGTTTATTCAATCTCAGCTGTATTTTGTTAAGTTGACAAAGTTTAAATTTACCTGCGTTCATCTCCCAGTGTGTTCACTCCAGCTCATTTTGAGGAACTCTTGTTTTGTCAGAGAAACATGAGGACCCTCTTTGCCATCTCAAAATTAATTCCTATCTCTAGGGTTTCCAGTCCTGGACTCCTCTTTCCTCATTTGGGAAGACTTTTGTTGCAAGGATCTTGTGTCTCTGTGTTTTCACCATACTCATCCTTTGTCGTCACAGCTGTGCATCAGGCAAAACTTTGAGAGCCTGGATTCTCATGTGCTGTCTATGTTAGACAAGaagagtgaagaaaaataatgcaatgaAAAAACCATCCCTGAAAGCTCCCtgttgtgttcttttttttctttgctgatgTTTTCAAGTTGGACTGCAATTCTTAAGCAGGAGAAttgccctgctctgtgaagtTAGAGCTTGGCTAGGGCAAGAGGAGCTCATGGCCTGAGTGGACATGCTTCAAGCATGCCAAGCCACTTCCTCAAGAGCAGTGGTGTAGTCGGGGTTAGTTAAACTTGGTGTCTTGTGAATGGTGCTACAGTGTACCTTACCTGCAGCATTCCTTACCGCAGTGGGTCACGGCAAACTGCTAAGAAAGAACTACCACTGATGCACTGAAAACAACTGTACAGAGAAGCTGGGTCCATATCTTGCCtgatggagacaggctgagTGCATTCTAAGGGGACCAAGACACCTCGGATGAAGTTCTGGTGCCCACAAAGCTACATTTTACAGCAGCCAGATGGGATTAAAAAAACAGTGGATCAAATGTATCTCTGAGTGCAAAACCAATGTGGGCATGTAGGGAAGCTCAGTGGTGCCAGGGGATCACTTCCTGAGCTTCTCCTGGCTTGCATGCCCTGAAGAAAGGCACCTGGTAAACAGGTGGCAGGGAAACGGGCATCCAGGTTTGTCTGATCTGGTACCTGTCAGGCTTCTTTAGCCTGAACAAACAGGCATTTGGGTGAATTGGGTGGTTCTAAGCACCCTCttctctcctgccagcagctgggatgaTGCCAGTGACTTGGGCCTGCTCACCTCAACGAGGCATGTGCTGAGTCCAGTGCTTGGCACAGCCCTCATTTGTATCCTTTCTTTGTCCTAGCTGGGAGCAGTATTTTCAGAGCTAACTGCAGATCTTCCTCCAAATGCCACAGGACATGGAATTTCAGTGCCAGGCAggtcatgcaaaaaaaaagccaagtacTATCTCATGGCAACTGGGGATATTTTCAGATGAAGGTCATGACTAGGTCTGGGAAGTATGAGGCTGGAGAAGCATTCCCATGCTTCCATGCCACCTCTGGTAAACCTCTCCACCTTTGGCTTGTGGCTGCTGGTGGAGACCAGGCAGCAGAGCTAAGGAGGGAGCTTGGGGCTGACACTTTGTGGGagatttgttaaaaaataattaaaggacAAATCCATGGGGCTTTGAAGTGACTCAAAGGTGACACAGGGGAAAGGAGATTTGACGGCAATGTTAAAACTTGATACCACAAGACTGGAAGGCAGCTTTCCTGGACTGACTGCAGACTTGGAGCAGCTCTAGTGACTGTCACTGGATGTATGGGGCAAATTGACAGGGAGTAAAGTAAGGCACGGGATTAGTAGGTGCATTGATACAGATGGCATGAGGGAAGTAGCTTTTATAAAGTGCCCATGACTGCAGCTACAggtccccagcagtgctggtaaGTGGGGCCATCCAGTCAGAGGCCTGGGTGGCCATGACTTGGTCTGGCTGAGCCTTGAGGCCTCCCTGCTCCCCGTGTCCCAGTGCTGCACCACTCCTCCTGGGAAGGAGTTTTGCCAGCCACAGTCTCAGGGTGCTGTACAGTGTTCTGGATCCCCAAGAAGATGCGTGTATATCTTGTGGAGTTTCCCAAAAAGGCAGTTTACCGAAGCATCTGGCTCGCACTCTGAAGGACGTTGCCACGGGACAAAAGGCAAGCTCCGGCGTGTCTGACTCgtcaaaaagcaggaaagacCCTCTGGAAACAAATGCTGCTCTTGCTGCCGCCCTCCGCAGCGCttcacagctgccctggggatgGATGGAGCGCGCTTACCATCCCGAGTGCGGGCGGAGGGTAAGGACCAACCAAACCGGGGCCCAGGGCGGGGACCGGGCCGGGCGCAGCTGTTCTCGGCCGGGAGGGGCGGCAGGGCCGGCCCCCGCTGAGTGACGGCCAGGCCGGTACCGCGGCCGGGCCTGACCCCCGCCCCCGGCAGCGGCGGAGCCGGCGCGGCCAGGACGAGCCGCCGGGGCTCGGCTCCGCACGGCTCGGCGGGGCTCGGCGCGGCGCACGGGTGCGGTAAGCAAGCGAAGgggcggcgggcccggcccgTATCAGGGCAGAATATTTGGCCGGCACCGGGCGTCCCCGGCTGGACAGAAATAGTGGCAGCCGTTGCGGTCCAGGCAGCGCGCAGGAAAGGGGACTGCTTGGGTGCTGGGTcgccctccctgcctgcctgcgTCTCTACCTGCCTGCCAGCACACTTGCCTGACTAGCGGGAGCCGTGCCCGGAGGTGGGAGCACTGCGCCGGGATGCGCGGAGCCGGCGGCGGGCACTGCGGCAGCCGGGGATCCTCGGGTTCGGGGCGGCCGTGCCCCTCGGCGGGCAGGCGGAGGCTCGCGCGGAGGCGCTGGGATGGATGGCAGACGGACGCGCTCATGCGTGTCCGCGGCAAATCCGGGCGGGGATCAGGGCTGCTGGCACGGTGAGAGGAGAGGGCTCTCTGCACGGCGCTTAGCGGGTTGCAGAGGGCGCCGAgagttttttggtgttttttttttgttttttgtgtttttttttttgtttttttttgtttttttgttttttttttgggggggggtggtttttttttttttggtgggttttttgtggttttttttttttgttgttttttttttttttaatttttttggttggtttttttttttagtctttttacTTGCGTTTGTGATCCAAGGGACTCTTCTAGGAGATGGTTTTCCAGATAATGAATCGCTAgaaagctgtgctgctttttttaagggaaaagtGGAAATTAGCAGGGGGAAAGGTTCCTTGGGGCCATGTGTTGCATTTGCATTGGCCCTACTTTCTTCAGCTTGAAACAGTCACTGCCTTGAAAAGCTTATCCTAAAGATAACCTTTCTTGACTCAGATGGACACAGCTTCTGCCCTTACTCGTGTACTCGTCTGTTGCCCTCTGCTTTTTAAATAGTCATGGATGGTTTGTTGGGCACAATCCATTGCCCTCTGTTTCCCTTCAGAGACAGCTGCTCTCCTCTTATGTGGAGGTCCTTTCTACTTGCTTTACATCTTTCCTTGGATGTTGGGCCTTGAGCCACAAGGGTGTTCAGCCATGTGATTGAAGTTGGTtttaagtgttttaatttttttaaaaaaatccctttctcaTGTGTGACCTGCCAGATTATGCAGAAGTGAAGAGTGACTTCCTCATTTCTCATCAAGATTTGTGCTGAGAGGTAGCACCTTTTCTCAGACTATCTGATAGATCAAGTACTGGACAAGCTTTTGGGGCATGCAACTCCTGCTTCAAGTTATAGTAGTGAGATCTTTTGCCCTCTTgaaaggaggagctgggctACAGCATCAAAGCCAAACACCATTTTGCTCGCACTGCAGTGCCCAAAGCCAAATGCCTTTTGCAGTGCTGTCTCTTGACAGCGTATGTACCTGTTGCCCTAATGTACACATGGCTGGGTATTCCAACAAGAACACTGCATCACAGTCTCACTGCTTCTCATTTCAAAGTCTGTTTtccccctggcagggctcttcccccacccctccttcAGCACTGCATTGTTTTCCAGCCTGACTCATCTTGCTTTTCTCCCCACATTTCTCAGCTGTGGTGGtctgctgccttttctccagATACTGTGGTTTTGCATAATATTGGAAATATGTTACTTCCCCCCCTCCACCCCCTTACTGTATTTGGGAAAGCCAAACAGATATGGAAACAGTCTAGTCTATCTCATTACTGATTTTCTTTGCCCAAGTTTTACTTTCATTCACCCAAAGGACCATTTGATTTGTCTTTAAATGGATCAACCTTCTGTAAGAAGCACCAGTCCTCTGTTGCCAGATGTGTAGCTCCTATTCCCCAGAGCAATATGCTATTAAATGTAGTGTTTGCAGATGAATTGTacttttctgtgtgctgcttcACTATTTTTCAGGTGTGTGGAGTTTTTGTGAAAGCACAGCTAGGGGGAAGGAAACTGTAATCTgccttctgatttttttcatttatagcTGACAGTCATTTGCACATCATGAGTTAGGAAGACTGTCTTCACTCCTCTGTTCAGGCAGAGACCTGTAGACAAAATGTCTTCACTTAGTAAAATTACCAGGCTCTTGGAAGAAACAGGACAGAAGGCTGTGTTCCATGACTCCATGGCACTAAATGCCCCTATGTTCTTGGATGCATGGATGCAGCACCACGGGCGGCTCAGTGGCTGTCTTGCCCGtccccagctcacagcagaCCTCTCCTCACATAGGGAGGTTCTGGCTTCATATGGCCTGTGTCTGCAAATCCCCAAAGATGGAGACCCACCTCCCTGAAGGCTTGCCTTAGGGCTGCATCACCCTCCTGGGAGGGAATTCTTCCTACTTGTTCATGGTGGATGAGATAAACACATAACAGAGGTTCTCCTGGGTCAGACCAAAGTCTCTACATCCCAGGACActctggctggcagcagcctgagGAGAAGCTTAGAAGCAAGGTTGCAGTGACGCTCCCCCAGAGCTCTCCCCCATTCAGGCTATGTGCAGTTTGgtagctctgcagctggagctggtttctttatttctgcaggCCTTGCATGATGGTGTGAGGGTCTCACCTCTGTTAAGTGCCTTGTTCAGATTTGGTGCACAGTGTACACTGCATActcactgctgctggaacaGTGCTCATTTTGCTTCAGTGTTAATTAAGCATCAGCCTGTCTGGGGCTGATTAGCTGCACCTTGGTGGGGCATTTCATTGCCATTCCCTGTGCTTCAGCCACACTAGCAGTAGGGTGGGATTGGGATGTGCAGACATTCATGTGTTACTAACAGCAAGCTGTGGTTTGCCTCTGGCAGTCTGGCAAGGCTTTTACAGGACATGGCCATTGCCTGTCTGAGGCACTGCTCAGTGCAAGACAGGAGCCTTTCTGCTCCCGTGTTCATAATGCACCCATCAGGTTCCCTGCAAAACCAGTGTGCCACAAAAACAGGGGTGTTCATAATGCACCCATCAGGTTCCCTGCAAAACCAGAGTGTGCCACAGAAACAGGGGTGTCCATCTGAGGACTAACAGAAACTCAGGCAAGAAAGCAAGGATCACTTTCCAGAGGAGATTGTGCTGGCTGTGAAACTTCCAAGTGGAAGGGTTCAAGTTACAGAGCAGGAACTGAGTGCAGAGTGTCACTAATGACTCAAGTGTGCCCACATGCTTTTCACAGGGATTAGTAATTAAGCAACTGAGTGCATGCCAGGTGCATGAGAGAACCTCACCCCAAATAGGAGAACACATAACTGTGTTTACAAGTGTGTgtcttaaaaatatgtaaagtgGGGGAGATATAGCTGGAATTCTTTGTGTTTGGGCTTAGGTAGATCTTGGCCTGGTCACCAAACATCCAGGCCATTTGGTGATGAAAAAGACCACTTGGTGAGCACCAGTACTGAGTTGTGTGGCTTGCAGGCTGCAGGTGTATTGACAAGAGGACAGCCAGGAGACACAGACAGTTTCTGGATATTGGCTTAGGAGTTGGGTGAGCAGAGAAGACTGAGGAGAGTACAAGAGATTTTCCTCAACACTAGTGGATAAAGGAAGAGGTTACTTAGCTTGAGTGCAAGGAACCTTCCCTTGTGTGCATGACCTCAGACAACAAGATGTTTGCTGTGAAGCTGTCAAGGATGGGAGTGTCAGCTCTGATATGAGGATATCCATGGGAATGAAGCTGCATCTTCAGTAAGTCTTGCCTATGGCCTATTGAACTTCACTGATGCAGGGGTTTGGGTGGTGACGATAACTCCAGATAGTGTTACATGTTCTGCATGGGTGGTATGTCACTTCAAGAGTCAGAAGTCATGTGCTTTGATAGACCCAAAATGCCTTCTTTCAGatgtttccttttaaatatgcatttcaGGATGTCTTAGATTAATGGCTGCTAATTGGGAGGAAACCTAGATCTTCCTTGGAGAAGTTTCAGTTTCCTGAAGGGACAGCAGATTGGCCGTTGGATTTCCTTAAGCATGAGCTTCTTGCAGAGAGGCTGAGAATGCCTCAGTCTTTCATGTTGATGGCTGACTAGCCTGGAGCAATGAGAATGTGTACTCTGCTTTCTACATCTGACATGGCAGAGCTTCTCACCATCTGGAGCATTCCCTGTCTTTTCTCTGTCCACTCTTCTCATCCAGGACACgaatttgtggtttttcttctttaaaaaataatgtcacTTTAGGCAGCATGTGACTGACTGCAGTTGGGTTCCTCTGCAGCCTTCCTCTCCCCAGGCTGAATAAGTCCAATTCCCTTTGCTCGTTCAGCTTGGAAAGACCTGTTTTCTACTAGAGGACATCAAATTGCATGCAACATCCAGCTGCATGCTCAGTGGTGCTAAGCAGAGGGTCCCCTTTGGGTCTCCTGGCTAGACACTTTCTAATGGAGCTTGGACTCCAAGCCCAGAGCAGAATCTATCTGCTTTTGTAGGCTTTTGTAGCTTTAACAAATTTTCATCATCTTATACATTCAAGGTGGTGgtgcagagcccaggcaggCCAAGAGCATTTGGTGTTGCAGCCTGGGTGTGTGTTTATGGCTTGTTAAAATGATGCTTTCCTCTGTGACTAGAAAATAAGATCTGCTTGAAAAGGTTTCTACAGAAATGTACAGGAGGCCATTACCTTAAAGGACTGGTCTTAGgcattttgcttccttttattttaaggaGAACTATGTTAATTTGAAGTGGAGTAAACCTTTGAATGTCTGTACCTCAAGTGCAGGGCATGTAGTCACTTGCAAAGCCATTACTGGGTTCTGGTTCTGTCTGTGAGAGAAGGGACTGTGGGGCCGAGGTGTGATGTTTGTACCTGtgtgctgggaggagacacacctgtaccagcacagctgcactgaCTCCCTTGTGGGAAGGGTAGATCGTGGTCACAAGCACCCACCAGTGAAGACTTCTGTTGTGCATGGCTGTGTGAAGACACTGGGGGTGGATCCaactcctcctctgctctgctttcctaCTGGGTTTTGCACTATTCACATAGATTCACATTTTTAGATGTGGTCTCAATAGGAGCTGATGTGCATATTTCCCTTTGTTGCTGCTGGATCTGGCCGTAATTTGTTGGTCAGTTCTTGAAACTGCAGGGAGCTGGTTATGTTTGGTTGCCCAGTGACTCAAAAAGCAGGGTTGGCCATGGAGTCATCAGCACCCAATTATGTTGGGATGCAAGCTCAGGGTTTGAAAGTTGTCCCAGGAAGGGAGAATCAGCAAAGACTTGCCTTTTGGTGGATTGATCTCCTTCATCTCTACATCCCCTCCATGCCTGCTCCAGCACTACATGTGTAACTTGTACGAGTGCTTCTCGTACCCGCTGCCTTGCCTTAGACCACTGTGCAAGTACCCCAGCTCTCCTTCATTTCCTGACTGTCAGCCAGAGAAGATCTCTAGGCTGACAGACCCTCTGCAGACATGTGCAGCTTCCCAAGAAATAAGGGTCTGAGTCCTGGATGAGATTTCGTTAAGGTTTGCTACTGGCTTTAAGGTTTGTCAGAGGACTGACCACATAAGAAGACAGTTTTTACTTAGAAGAAACTGGAGATGATTTGTTCCTCTCATCTGCACAGCATGCATCTTGGATCTGCAGTTGGGTGACTCACTGAGATTTAAGTGTATGCACAGAAAGTACCTAATTTCTCTTGAATTTATAGGAAATGGTCACGATAATTGTAGCAACTACAGAGGGGGGATACTGGTTGATAttggtttgttatttttatacTGCAAAATAATAGCTCTGAACTTTGACTTAGATTTATACttaagctgtaaaaaaaaaaaaataatctcataaATCAAAACCCTGTGTGAGTCAAACAGGAACAGTTTTCAAGCAATCCTTCATTATATGAATTCCTACCTTCACTGCTCCTTAAATACAGCTTTCATCCTGAGAAGACTTCTGTCTTCAACCTTGGCAGTTTTTTCAAGAATCATCAACAGCTATGCTGGTCATGCTTGGCTACCTCCTTATCCCAAAACCCAAGCCCCATGGTGTGCTTTCACATTTCAGAGCACAGAAGAGGTTTTGTGGTAGATTTGGAGGTTGTCTGGGgcaaaaatgttaatttttttgagGCATGGCTTTCATTGTGTGGCAGAGTATACAGAATTCCTGTCCTCTGCCTTTGGTGGTTGTTTGGTGTGGCGGTGGCCAGGGATGCCCCAAACCCTCCCACGTGCCGAGCCTTGGGCATGGTGCTGCATGCTGCAGCCTGCGCAGATCCCTGGAGCCAGGGTTGGCTTAGACTGATAACAGAATTTAACCCTGGAAAGCCCTGCACCTTTGCTGAGCTTAGTTGCTCTTTCTCCCGTGTTTTCATGAAGGGAAATGCTTTCTGTGCTGTCCTGGTGTTGGCATGCTGGGAGGTTGTGCGGGGAAGCGCTGGGCTGCCTGGCACAGTGTGTGCCATATGTCACACAGCATGTGCCAGATGTGTCACACGGCATGCCTGACACAGCACCCATGGCTTCCACTGcgacatttttatattttcttgaaatttgTCTTGCTGTTGTTCCTGTCACTTTACCCAGTTCTTCCTCTCtgcatttgttctttttcttgggGCTGTCGGATCACGGGGGTAATAATCCAGCAGACCTTTTGACTTGGCAGTATGGGTGCTGCTCCATAGCCTTCCCGAGCAGCCTGCTGTAGGCCAAGCCCattgctgccctgctcctgccctccctgcttgCCCACCTGAAGAGCACAGCCAAGTGCTGATGCCTGCCCTTGGTTGGTGGTGAAACTGTGGGCCCACATGGGCCGCTTTCCCAGATAGATTTCCACTGCTTCCCTGTGCAGACGTCAGTGCTGCTCTCAGGTTTCGGCACCCCAAAAAAGGTCATGGTGCTGCAGGGGGCTGTACCAGTGCAAAGCACTGTGAAAGGATTATTTCCAGTGTTGTACAggatgcttttaattttcacttattttcgACATCCATTTATTTGGTCAGCACTTTTGAACCCTTCAGAAAGAAACTGTTCTATCTCCCTCATGATCAGCaatgttgtttggtttggtttggttttcttttcccatattCATGGTGAGAACAGTCTTTCCTGTAGATGACCTTTTATTATCTCACAGCCAAttaaatttttctcctttaacaATTTTAATGATCGTTGTGCATTCCAACCTGTGTGCTGTTCAGATTTATCAAGTGCCAGTGCTTGGGCTGTCTTCCTGTGTGACTGACAAGTACACAAAGTACTACAAAGAGACCTAATATCTTGCTATCTTTGTAATCTATATGAATTTCAATGTTTTGAGGACTTAAAAGTTGCAACACTGTCAGTTCTGTGCAGTATATGTATATCGTACTTACCTTCTTTTGTGATACTTCCTTAGCTGATTGAATGAAGAGTGATAGGGTTAACGAAAAAGAGTGAGAACTCAAGTTGTGCTGAAGGACATTGTTGTTTAGTTTGAGCTCAGGTGAAGGTGGACCTGCGTTAAACCATGCT
This sequence is a window from Vidua chalybeata isolate OUT-0048 chromosome Z, bVidCha1 merged haplotype, whole genome shotgun sequence. Protein-coding genes within it:
- the LOC128782271 gene encoding uncharacterized protein LOC128782271, which produces MSSSSTPANLPFRQAQRRAEPLLQLPMNTESQPFSIVSSSTASRTSMFTGTPLSPHSRPLLPYLANECWEKKANQPICCKWKKAAPPREPPPARRGARPPRTRGSPAAAVPAAGSAHPGAVLPPPGTAPASQGSCEALRRAAARAAFVSRGSFLLFDESDTPELAFCPVATSFRVRARCFGKLPFWETPQDIHASSWGSRTLYSTLRLWLAKLLPRRSGAALGHGEQGGLKAQPDQVMATQASDWMAPLTSTAGDL